The following coding sequences lie in one Lysobacterales bacterium genomic window:
- a CDS encoding type II toxin-antitoxin system VapC family toxin, with the protein MRFLLDTNICIYIQRHKPAEVLARFRKLRQGEAGISAITHGELLFGAMKSRQRERVLAEIAELILWVPALVLPEGASLHYATLRAEAEAAGKPIGGNDLWIAAHALASELTLVTNNEREFKRVPGLRVQNWVNPS; encoded by the coding sequence ATGCGCTTCCTGCTCGACACCAACATCTGCATCTACATTCAGCGCCACAAGCCGGCCGAAGTGCTCGCTCGATTCAGGAAGTTGCGCCAAGGGGAAGCCGGCATCTCGGCGATCACTCATGGGGAGCTGTTGTTCGGCGCGATGAAAAGCCGCCAACGAGAGCGTGTGTTGGCCGAGATCGCCGAGTTGATCCTTTGGGTGCCGGCACTGGTGCTCCCGGAGGGCGCGTCGCTGCACTATGCGACGCTGCGTGCGGAAGCCGAGGCTGCCGGAAAGCCCATCGGCGGCAACGACCTGTGGATCGCCGCACACGCGCTGGCATCCGAACTGACGCTTGTCACCAACAACGAACGCGAATTCAAGCGCGTGCCCGGCCTGCGTGTGCAGAACTGGGTCAACCCAAGCTGA
- a CDS encoding AbrB/MazE/SpoVT family DNA-binding domain-containing protein: MATAKVFKSGNSQAVRLPKEFRVKSKVLEIVRRDDGILLREPYRGIERAFEILSNMPDDFMLERDDPLPQKRCPL; the protein is encoded by the coding sequence ATGGCCACTGCCAAGGTTTTCAAGTCCGGTAATTCGCAAGCCGTGCGGTTGCCGAAGGAGTTCCGGGTCAAGTCTAAAGTCCTGGAGATCGTCAGGCGTGACGACGGCATCCTGCTGCGCGAACCGTATCGGGGCATCGAGCGCGCCTTCGAAATACTCTCGAACATGCCCGACGACTTCATGTTGGAACGCGATGATCCGCTTCCGCAGAAGCGCTGCCCGCTTTGA